The genomic region TTTTCTTCACGAACTTCCGTATCCCATTCGAAACCTTTAAAAACTCCCAGATTGCTAATAGATTTTATTTTTCTAATCATATCTCAGTCCTTGTAGTCTTATAGTGATCGATATCTTTCTGTGCTTAGTTAGGCTCTTAGCCAAGCAGTGGAATTGCTTTAGTTGTTTCGTGGTTTTAGATTTTTTTGGTGTTTATTGATGCTGAATATTTACTGATGAATTTCCTTCGTAATTTGATCTGATGATTTTTATTTGTAATGATATTCGCTCTTTTAATACATCTATATGGCTAATAATTCCTATTGTCTTTCCGCTGGCATTCATCGTATCTAGTGCATCTAGAGCAGTTTCGAGTGCCTCACCATCTAACGTGCCAAACCCTTCATCCAAGAATAGTGAATCAATAGATGTCTTATTGCTGACAAGATCCGATAATGCTAGGGCAAGAGCTAGACTGACTAGAAACCCTTCGCCTCCGGATAAGGTCCGAGTATCTCGTGTTATATCTCCCTGCCAAGTGTCTGAAATTTCTAACTCCAGCTCACCTATAGATTTACGCTGAAGCAAATAGCGTCCGTGCAGCCTTTCAAGATGCCTGTTTGCTAGATGCATCAGGTGGTCTAGTGTCAGCCCTTGGGCAAATTTGCGGAATTTGTCGCCTTCTTTGGAGCCAATCAAGCTATTGAGTCGTTGCCAGATATCTACGTCTGAAACTTGCGCGGCAATTTGCTCGAACAAGGCGGCTTGGTTGTCTCGGCGCTGTGCGTCGTCGCGCAACAGCGCCTGTTGCGCACCTTGTTCCGCAGAAATGGTTTGACGTTGTGTATCCAGTGCTGTGATTTGTGTCTCTAGCGCGGTAAGGTCATGCGGGGTGAGGGCTTGTACTTGTAGTTGGAGTAGTGCCTCTGACGCTGTTTGTTGCACAGCTTTGCTGCGTTCAAGTGCTTGATGTAGCTGTTGTCGCATAGCGAGTAGCTGTTGACGGGTTTCTGTCGGTAGCAGAGCTTGCGTAAAGGCAGCTTGGTCGGCAAAAGGGCTTTGCGCCAATGCCGCCAGCCTATTGGCTTTGGCGGCTTCGCAAACTTGCTGCTGGGTTTGCCTATCTGCAGCCAATTGCGTTTCTTGACCCTGCAAAGTAGCGATTAGCGTCGTTAGTCGTTCGACTTCTGCTGTGTACTGTATAAGCATTGATTCACTGATTGTGATGTCCAAGCGTTGCGGTGTAATAGGTTCCGCCAGTTTTTCCCAACGCGTTTGCCAAGCCATTTTCTGGCCAGTCGCTTGCTCGCTACGATGCTGTTGCTTTTGTAGATTGCTGGCTTGTTGTTGCAGTGCTTGTAGCTTTTCCTGCCAAGTTTGCCAGTCATGCTGGCGGCTTTCCAGCCAGCTACTCATATCATCGGCGGGAGCAAAACCTGAATCATTAATGGCGGTGCTTAGCGCCATCGTAGCTTGTTGCTGAGCTGCTGCATCCTTGGCAATTTGTTGCTCAAGCTCGTTGATGCGCTGGACAGCTTGATCATAGGTTTGCTGAAGTAGCGCCAATTGCGTATCTGCAGCTTGTAGCTGCGCATCATGAGCAGCCTTGTTTTCGCGGGCTTTGATCAAAGCTTGCTGGGCCGTCTCGGTGTGCTCAAGTGCAGCTCTGAGCTCGGCTTCCTGCTGAGCACTGTTTTCTAGTCCTTGTGTGAGCAACTCGGGATCTTGCCAAGCCGTTGCTGCTATCTCTAGAGCAGGAGCTGATGCATCCCATTTGACTTGAATTTCTTGTTGAGTATGAACCAGCCCAGCCAGTACTTGCTGGTACTGTGCCAGGCTACCGGTGAGCTGGTCGATCTGGCTTTTGAGCGCTTGGCCACCTTCTAAAGCTTGTTGCAGTGCTGCGTCTTTTTCCTGCAATGCGAGCGCAGTGGCCGATACATCGAGCTGCTGATAGCGTTGAACGCTGGGATGTTCAGGAGAGCCGCATAATGGGCATGCCTCACCTGGCTTTAAGGACGCACGGTGGGACTCTAGGCTCTGAATTCGTTGCTCTTGCTGTAGCAGCTTGCGCTTGTCATCTGCCTGTTCTTTAAGTTGTCGGTAGTTATTTCGAGCAGTATCTAGCGCGGTCTGTAGCTCAGTCAGTTGCTGGTTGGCTGTCGCAATATGGCTTTCCTGATCGCTACATTGCTTGCTGTTCCGGCGCAGTTGCTCGGCCAAAGAGCTGATTTGCTGCCAAGCGATCATCTGGCCCTGTGTGCGTTGCCAGCTCTCACGTAGCGCTTGCAGAGTACTGCCGTTCAACAGCTGGTTGAGTTGTTGCTCGGCAACTTCGACGAGATTATTACTCTCTACACACTGAGATTGGCCCTGTTGCTGGTTCAGTCGTTGGCTGACAATTTGGGTTGCAACTTCGGCTTGTGTTTGGCTTTGTTTCTGATGTTGCGCCTCTAGGTCCAGAATCGCTTGTCGATTTAGCTCTAACTGCCGGTGTTCAATCTGCCACCCATTTAGCTTTTCACCTAAAGTTGCAAAGTGGGCGTGCTTGGTCTGCCAGACTTCCAGCTGTTCAATGTGGTGTTTGAAGCCTTCATAGAGCTTGGCCTCGTTTGCCGCTAATTCTTCTGCAATTGTCTTTGCCTGCCAATGGGCTGTGACTGATTGTTTTCGAGCGTTGGACAGTTCTTCCTGAACAGCACTCAAACTGGACTGGATATGGTGGAGGCGTCCGTCTGCATCTTGCCATGCAGCAAAAGTCGGGCGGAGGGCTTCTGCTGGCTCGCTGAGTTCAAGCTGATACAGTTGTGGTTGCGCCGATTCTAGTGCAAGTCTTGCTGTGTCTACTGTTTGCTTCGCTTCCTGAGTCGCCTTTTCTGCCTGAGAAAGCTGAAGGCGCCATTGTCGTAGCTGTTGCAGTTGTCCGAGTTCGCTTTGCAGTACGGCTAATTGCTCCGTGAGTTCGGCGATTCTTGTTTGCATTGCTTGGCGTTTTTCATCTGGAAGCAGCTCTACACCGTCGGCTTTTGCTTTTAACTGATCAAGTGTGCTCTTAGCATCACGAGCTTGCTCAAAAACGCGCTGTGAAATCTGCCCGTAGATATCGGTACCGGTTAGTTCTTCCAGTAATTCTGCTCGTTCATTAGCATTGGCATTCAGGAAGGCTGCAAAACCACCTTGGGCTAGCATCATTGATTTAGTGAAGCGCCCAAAATCCAGACCGGTTATGGCTTCAATGCGTTTGAGTTTATCGTTGCTGTGGGTAGTTAGGATTGTGCCATTAGCATCTGCCAACTCAACCTTGGGGGCTTGCAGAGCACCATCGGCTTTGTCGCGTGCTCGCCGCTGACTCCAGAATGCACGATAAATTTGCCCCTTTACTTCGAATTCCACTTCGGCCAAGCAGTCAGCTGTGTGTCGCGTCATGATTTCATTCGATGAGGCTGAAATATTCTTAAGCCGTGGTGTTTCGTGATACAGCGCCAAGCAGATCGCATCGAGCAGTGTAGATTTACCGGCTCCAGTTGGGCCGGTGATGGCAAATAAACCGTTGTCCTTGAAGGGCGGCTGAGTGAAATCAATCTTCCACTCGCCCTTGAGCGAATTAAGGTTTTTCAGGCGCAGGGTGAGGATTTTCATGCCTGCTCCTCACGAAGTAGCGAAACGATGTTCTGGTAACGTTGTTTGAGTTGTTGAGTCAGATCTTCGGGCAGGTCTTCCTGTTCAAGGCGTTTGGCAAAAACCTCATCTGGGCTAAGTTCATCTAGGGTGACCTTAGCCTCAGCATGCAACCTAGCAGCAACTTCACTGCGATCTCGCCGTATGCGTAGTACCTCAACTGGCAAACTTTCGGTCAAGGCTTGAATGCGTGGTTGCAAGTCAGACAGATAATCATCGCCTCGCACCGTTACCTCCAGCCATACAGGACGCTCAGACTGCGCAGATTGTGCTGCGGTTTGAATTGCTGGGCCCAGTGTTGAGGCGCACTGAATATTGACCAGCTGTGCGCGTTGAATTTTGACCAGGCATTTTTGCCGTACACCCTCGTGTACGACCCTCTTTAGCCTATCGGCTTTTGCTGCTTTTTACTACTTCTTCAGAACAACTCCCCACGTTCGGGCAACTGTTCTTTTTGTCTTTCTCGCTCTTGAATCTTCAATTTTGCATTCGCACTGCTTTGCTTAAATCGCCACGATTCATTCCCCGTTTCAATAATGTGGCAATGATGGGTCAGTCGATCGAGTAAAGCCGTGGTGAGTTTGGCGTCGCCAAAGACCGTGGGCCATTCTGCAAAGGTCAGATTCGTCGTGATAATCACACTGGTGCGCTCGTACAGCTTACTCAGCAAATGAAACAGCAATGCGCCACCCGCTTGTGAGAATGGCAAATAGCCCAGCTCATCCAGAATGACCACATCCATATGCATTAAGCTATAGGCCAACTTGCCTTTGCTTTTCTCTTGCTCTAATCGGCTGACCAATTCCAACGTGGAATAGAAACGAACCCGCAAACTATGTTGCTGGATGCCATGAACACCCAGCGCAGTGGCGAGGTGGGTTTTACCGGTTCCTGTACCACCAATCAGGACGATATTGTGTGCCGCCTGAACGTATTCACCCTGTGCCAACACACGAATCAAACGTTCATCGACTTTCGACTGGCTAAAATCAAAGCCCGCGAGATCCCGATGATGCGGGAAACGAGCCGAATGCATCTGATAGCTGATGGAGCGTACGTGTCGGTCGGCATGTTCCGCATCGATCAGTTGCGTGAGGTTGGCATCGAGGATGTCCATCGTGCCACTGCTGCTGGCTTGCTGCAGCTCAGCGTAAGTGGCGGCCATACCATGCAGCTTGAGCCGCTTCAGTTCGGCTTGAATATCCAACTTCATCATGACACCCCCAACCCTTGATGCAATTGATCGTAGCGCTGGCTATCTGCCAGTGGTGGCTCATTCAGCGCCAATGCCACTTCAAGGGCATCTGGCCGAGGTGCTTCATGCAGTCTGGCCAGCACATTCAGGACATGCTCAGCACTGACTTTGCCCGTTTCAAGCATCAACGCGACGGCGACCTGAACGGTTTCTAAGCCGTATTTGGGTACACAACCCAAGACCTTGGCCATGATGCGATCTCCGCCTTTATGGCGCAATAAGCGCTGTTGTAGTTGCCGCAAATCTGCGGGCATTTCATTGAACGGAGCTCCGTTGCGCAACGCGCCAGGCTTTTGCTCGAGCAAAGGAAGATAGTGTTGCCAGTGATAAAACGTCTGACTGCGCTCAAAGCTGCGTACATGCTCTGCGATCACTTGCTGGTCGGCATAGATAACCAGACGGCTGGGATATAGCCGCACACTCACCATTTGATTGGCCCAATGACACGGTACTGAATAGCGATTGCGCTGGAAGGTAATCAGACACGTACTTGATACCCGCGCCAAGACTTCGGTGTAACCATCAAATGCACCTGGAAATGGCATCATGTGAAGCTGCTCATCTTGGCGTAATTCGGCTAATGTGAGCTCAGGATACTCTGGGTGACGCAATTGCTGCCAAGCCAACTGACATTGTTGCTCAAGCCAAGCATTGAGCTCGTCAAAGCTCGCGAATTTGAGCGCCAATGCGGCTTGCCAGATGTGTCGGCGCCGGTCTTGTACATTCTTCTCGACAATACCTTTCTCCCAGCCGGAGGCGACATTGCAAAACTCAGTATCAAACAGATAATGGGCAGTCATCGCATGAAAGCGGGCGTTGATGATGCGTTCCTTGCCGGGCAGCACCTTGTCGACTGCCGTCTTCATGTTGTCGTAAATCCCTCGCAGCGGCACGCCCCCTAACATCTGAAAGGCGCGAGTATGCGCATCAAACAGCATTTCATGGCTTTGGCTAGGATACGCCATCAATGCAAAAGCGCGACTCGCGCACAGCTTCATGTGGGCCAGCAAGACTTTGCGATGAATACCACCAATGAATGCATGCTCTTCGCTCCAATCGAACTGAAATGCCTCGCCCAAGGCAAAGCGCAGTGGCACAAATGCAGACTTCAAGTGATGCCCCATCGTTTGCGTGCGCCAGTGACGAATAAACGCAGTGACTCGGGAGTAATCGCCGCCAAAGCCCGCAGTCACTAGCTCCTGGAACAATACCTTGGCAGTACGCCGGTCTCGTTTGGGGCGATGTAGATCGGTTTGTAATGCTTTAACGAGTTGAGGAATAAAGGGAGACAGCTTGGTTTGGCTAGACTTGCGTCGATAGCGCGGCTCGGTAGCTGAGTCGGTACGTAGCCATTTCTTGATGGTATTGCGCGTTAAGCTGGTGCGCCGTGCAATCTCGCTGATCGAGAGTTGGTCGCGAAAATACATGCGGCGAACTTTAGCAAATGTGGCCATGGTAATCACCTCAAAATCCTTGCTCGATGAATGAGCTTGGAGATTAGTTACCCTGGTCAAAATTCACTGCGCAAAACCGCAGTTTGCTGGTCAATATTCAGTGCGCCTCAACACCGCAAGCTCTAGGTCTGATAGTAGGTGATGCACACGACCTGTTTTTTGGGAAAAAACCCGGTGCGATCTACCCTGTGATGGGACATCTTGAACAAATAGCCAAGGCTTATAGTTTTGACAAAATCCTTGGCCTCGTCCGTCTTTAATCCTGCGAGCTATCTGAAGCTCTGTTAGTGCTTGTTGAGATTTCGACATGAAAAAGTCCAGTACGCTTTTCATTAGCATAGCTGGACTCTCTGAATTTACAACTATTTTGTGTATTTTAGATCTTTGTTGTCATAATTTAGAATTATTTTGTGTATTTTAGAACTATTTTGTTCTCCCACAATAGTCGGAATAATTACCATACCAACTATTCAACCGTGACCGATTTGGCTAGATTGCGGGGTTTGTCCACATCGGTGCCTTTGCGGTGGGCGGTGTGATAGGCCAAGAGTTGGAGCGGAATAGTAAATACAATCGGTGCCAGCGGACCCGTGTTGAGGGGTAAGAAGATGGCTGATTTTACATAGGGTAATGCCGCTTCGCACCCCGGTTCTGCGATCAGATAAATCTGTCCACCACGCGCCTCAACTTCACGTAGATTTGACATGAGTTTTTCAAATAAAGCGTCGTTGGCAGCGCAGACGATGACGGGCATATTTTCATCAACGAGGGCGAGCGGGCCGTGCTTCAATTCGCCTGCGGCATAGCCTTCGGCATGAATGTAGGCAATTTCCTTGAGTTTGAGTGCGCCTTCCAGCGCGATCGGAAATAAGGTGTTGCGGCCTAGGTAGAGCGTATGTGCGTGGTGGCTCAGTGCTTGCGCCCAGCCTTCAATTTCACTTTCTTGACTGAGTGCTGCGCTAATCATGGCGGGCAGCCGCGGTAGCCAGTTGGCCAATTCAGCAAGCTTTTCGTCGCTTAAACTGGATCGTGCTTGGGCAAGGCAGCCGGCAAATACATACAGTGCGGCAAGTTGGGTGGTGAAGGCTTTGGTTGAGGCTACGCCAATCTCTATGCCTGCTTGGGTCAAAATGCTCAGATCTGCTTCGCGGGTTAAGGTGGAGTGGGCGACGTTGCAAAGGGCAAGAATTTTAACTTCGCCGCGTTCTTTGGCGTTTCGGATCGCGGCCAGAAGATCGGCGGTTTCGCCTGATTGCGAGATGGCGATGATCAAAGTGCCACGTTGCTCTAGGCCGTTGCTATACCGGTATTCGCTTGCAATATCCACACTGACTGGCATACCGGTATATGCCTCTATCCAGTATCTGGCGACTAGCCCTGCGTGGTAGCTGGTGCCGCAGGCGATGATTCGGATTGCGGTGGCTTGCTGTAAAATTTGCTGGGCTTGTTCACCAAATTGATCGGGGTTAAAACCTTGGCTTAGCGCTTGATTGATTGTGTTGGCAATTGCAGTGGGCTGCTCGAAAATTTCTTTCTGCATGTAATGCCGATACGGGCCAAGCTCGGCCGAATCGGCACAGACATCGAGCATGCGTGGTTGGCGAATCACGGCAAGGCCGGTGTTATCCCAAATCTGTATTTTTTGATAATCCAGGAGCGCAATATCACCTTCTTCGAGGTAGATCATTTTTTGCGTCAATGGGAGCAGTGCCGCGATATCCGAGGCAAAAAAGAACTCTTGAAACCCCAAGCCAATGACCAGCGGGCTGCCTTGTCGGGCACAAATTACTTGAGTTGGATTTTGTAGGCTTAATACACCAATGGCAAAAGCACCATGCAATTGCCGAATGCTGGCCTGAACTGCGGCGAGAAAAGTTGGGGTCTGTGTTTGCTGATATGCAATCAGGTGCGCAATGACTTCGGTGTCTGTTTCGGACGTGAATGTATAGCCTAATGCAATGAGTTCATTTTTGATGTCGGCGAAATTCTCGATGATGCCGTTATGCACCACCATGATCTCGTTGCCGCCTAAATGCGGATGGGCATTGGCTTCATTGGGCGCACCATGCGTTGCCCAGCGAGTATGGGCTATTCCAATTTGTCCTGTGGAATTGGTGGTCTTGGCGTTCAGATCGGCGACTCGCCCAGCCACGCGAACACGTTCAAATTCGGGGCTGTTAGCTTGATTGAGCACCAAGGCAATGCCGCTAGAATCATAGCCCCGATACTCAAGGCGAGATAAGCCCTCGATGAGCATGGGTACAACATTGCGGGTTGATACTGCGCCAACGATTCCACACATAAGTCCTGTCCTTGAATGATGCAATGCAGCATGCACTGTAGGGCAAACGAGGGGACATGTCGCTAAACAAAACACCTTATATGGGGGCTAATATGGCTTTACCGTTAGACGGATGGTTGTGCCAAATCAGGCTTTGCTCACTACATTGAACTATAAGGTTTCTGCGGCTTGGAGCTAGGTTATGGCCATACAATTATTAAGTTTGGGTGTGATTGGGGTTCGATTATTGGATCGTATTTTGACGTCCAATGCGACCTATCCAGAAGAGCTGGCAGATCAGATTGTCGATGAAATTAATTTGTATCTCAGCCGCGCCCCTGAGGCAGAAAAACCCATGTTGTTTAATTTATCTTGCGAAGTGCACGAGGCACTTTCTGATCGCTTTGGCCGGGTGGATTCTCCGCAAGTGCGTCTGGATATATCGCAAATGATGGGGCTTTTGGTGTATCGGGCCAAAATGAGCGCAGGGCAAGGCCGCTGACTTCTGCTGATTGATTTCTAATGTGGCTTAATTACTTTGCAAGCTCGGTTTGTCACCTTGCATTCCTTTTTTTCCGCTATTCTCTGCCTACCTAATTCTCTAGCTGTAATCATCCCAATGAAACTGAAAACTTCCGATTTGATCGAGCCTCTGGTGGCGCTGGGGGCTATCTTTTTACTGTGTTTAACAGTTTTTTCTATCATGAAGCCCTTTTTGGCCGCCAGTTTATGGGCCGCTATATTGGTGCTGAGTACTTGGAAACCCTATTTGTATTTGGTTGAAAAGTTAAACGGCCGCCGAGCTTTGGCGGCAATTTTAATGTTGCTCACCTTGTGCTTATTTATTTTGCTGCCTGTGATTATTGCAGCGAGCGATTTTGCAAATGTGGGTGTCAACTTTATTAACCAAGTGCGTTCTAGCTTTGATGCTGGATGGCCTGCGCTGCCAGATTGGTTAACGGGCCTGCCTTTGGTTGGTGAAAAGGTCAATGAGTTCTGGGTCGGTTTGGGGGCACATGATGCAAAAACCATGGCGATGATCCGTGGCTTTATTGGTCCAGTTACCGAGTGGGTTATCTTTTTGGCGGGGCAAGTCGGCGGTGGCATGGTGATGATGCTGATGAGTCTTTTCATCGCATTTTTCATTTATCAAGATGGTGAACATATTCGCGAGTGGGTACGGGGGCTGATGGAGCGGGTTGCGGGTGAGCGAAGTACCGAACTCTTAGCGGTGTCAGTGAATTCCACCAAAGGCGTAGTCTATGGTTTTTTGGGCACCGCGGTAGCGCAAGCGCTGCTTTCATGGATTGCATATGTCATTGCGGGTGTCCCCAATGCGATGTCCTTGGGTTTTGCCAGCTTCATTATGGCTTTGTTGCCGGGTGGGCCTGTTTTGTTGGGTTTGCCTGCAGCGGCTTGGTTGTATCATCAAGGTGATGTGGGTTGGTCAATCTTTTTGGCGGCGTGGATGTTAATTGTCGTGAGCTCAGCCGATAATGTGATTAAACCCATACTGATTGGTAAAGGTAGCAACCTGCCATTTATTCTGATCTTGTTTGGTGTGTTGGGTGGCGCTCTGGCCTTTGGTATGTTGGGCGTGTTTATTGGCCCAGTGTTATTGACGATTTTCTATGAAATAGCACGCAATTGGGTCTTGCAACCAAGTTCATTGCCACCTGAAGCAGTAGTGGGTAACTCAACCGACGTGTCCAATATCAAAAACTAAGTCAATATTCGGATCACGTTGAAGCTGGATAGGGAAAGCCACGGTAATCTTGCCGTGGCTTTTTTATTTGGCGGGTATATCTCTGAGATTTATTATTAAATATAATCTTGATTGTATACGGTGGGGGAGTATTTAGTCGGGGGAATGTCCCCCGCAATAAAAAAGCCTGCTATAACAGCAGGCTTTTTTCAGAAGAGATGATGCTGCAATTTATAGTTTAAATTTCTGGACCAAGCTGCCTAGCTGGCTGGACACAGATTTAATCGATTGCGCAGCACCCACCGTGCCTTGGGCTGCGGACATCGTGCCGCTGGATGATTGAGCCACTTCGTCCACATCATTGCGAATTTGCATGCTGGCTCCGACTTGCTCGGATAGGGCATTACCAATGGCGCCCACTACAACGGAAGTGGCCTCGGTTTCATGTCTAATCGCTTTAACTGCTTCGCCACCTTCTTTTGCTTGGCGTATCCCTTCTTTCAATTGCACAAACATGTCATCCATGCGGCTTTTGGCGTTCTGACCACTGCCTTGTACTGCAGTGATCGTTTGGCCAATTTCTTGCGTGGCGGCACTGGTACGTTCTGCGAGTTTGCGAACTTCATCGGCAACTACCGCAAAGCCACGGCCCATATCCCCCGCGCGTGCCGCTTCAATGGCGGCGTTAAGCGCGAGCAAATTGGTTTGATCGGCTACATCGCGAATCACCGCAATGACGGCGGAAATACTGGCTACGCGATCAGCAAGATCATCAATACTGCTTTGTGTATCGCCCACGGCCAATTCAATATCGGCAAACCGATTGACTGCGGATGAAATGACATTCAAGCCTTTGGCTGAAATCTGTGTGGCCGATTCGCTTTGCTGGCGCGCGGTCGTTGCTTGTTCGGCTGCTGAGCGAGTTTGTTCAGCAAAATGCTCGGCGGTTTGTGCAATACGCGTGGCGGCGTGACCTTGCGCCTCGATCAGACGGTTGCTGTCTTGCGCACGCGAAACGATGTCATCGCTGGTGTGGTGTAAGGTCGTCACGGCTTGTGAAAGCTGGGTTAAGACGCTGCGCAATGATTCACGCATCCGCAAGACTGATCCATAGATACTCTGAGGTGAAGCGCTAGAAAGCTCACGACTTTCTTGCAAATTACCGTCGGCAACCGCTTGCACTAATTTAAGTACTTCAGCTGGTTCGCCTCCCAAATCTTTGAGGATGCGACGCACGGTGGTGAGCATAAAGAAGGCCACAATGGCTGCCACGGCTAAACAGATCATAACTTCCCAGCGAGCTGCGCTCCAGAAGCGAGCATCCGCTTCGGCTTGGCTCACACCGTTGCCAACAATCCAACCCCAGCGCGGCGTTTTTTGCGCTACTGAAAGCAGTTCCACCACTTTGCCATCGCGCTCGGATGTCCAAGGGTATTCTGTGAGTGCGCCGCCAGATTTTTGCAGAGCCGCAACAGCGAGTGCGCCGACGCTGCCGCCTTTCGAGTCTTTAAATTCATTAAAGCTGGTGCCGTGCAATTGAGGGTCGAGCGGGGTGGCGACAAAATTTAATTTTTCGTCGGTGACATAGACATACTCAGATTTGTGATATTTATTTTCGCGCAAAATCTGGGTGGCAATGGCTTTGGCTTGGTCTTCTGGAATCTTGCCACTGGCGGCCATATTCTCAAGTTGAACAATGGTGAGGTAGGTACTGGTCATCAATTGTTCAATGCGGGCGCGATTGTCTTTGGCGCTCATCTCGCGCATGGTGCCTAAACCCACAAACATGACGGCAATGAGTGCAATTAAGACACCGATAGAGAGTGCCCAAGCTTTTAATTTTAATGACATGTTTATTGCTCCTGCGGCAAACAAGCGAGAGTTCAAGATTGTTATGAAAGGTACTATTTAATATTAGATTTGTCTTATGTTGTGAGTTCTCCCGCCCCTAAAAGCATCACTTTGCCCTTTAGATGTAAATCCAGCTTTGTATCAATTTGTAGATAAATCACGGATAGGCGGCTAATTAATCTTTGTATGGTGTGGCCTTGTTCGATCCTGATATTGAAGGGTAAACGCCCACCTTGTGCCAGATATGCG from Chitinibacter bivalviorum harbors:
- a CDS encoding methyl-accepting chemotaxis protein, whose amino-acid sequence is MSLKLKAWALSIGVLIALIAVMFVGLGTMREMSAKDNRARIEQLMTSTYLTIVQLENMAASGKIPEDQAKAIATQILRENKYHKSEYVYVTDEKLNFVATPLDPQLHGTSFNEFKDSKGGSVGALAVAALQKSGGALTEYPWTSERDGKVVELLSVAQKTPRWGWIVGNGVSQAEADARFWSAARWEVMICLAVAAIVAFFMLTTVRRILKDLGGEPAEVLKLVQAVADGNLQESRELSSASPQSIYGSVLRMRESLRSVLTQLSQAVTTLHHTSDDIVSRAQDSNRLIEAQGHAATRIAQTAEHFAEQTRSAAEQATTARQQSESATQISAKGLNVISSAVNRFADIELAVGDTQSSIDDLADRVASISAVIAVIRDVADQTNLLALNAAIEAARAGDMGRGFAVVADEVRKLAERTSAATQEIGQTITAVQGSGQNAKSRMDDMFVQLKEGIRQAKEGGEAVKAIRHETEATSVVVGAIGNALSEQVGASMQIRNDVDEVAQSSSGTMSAAQGTVGAAQSIKSVSSQLGSLVQKFKL